From Polynucleobacter sp. AP-Sving-400A-A2:
TAGCGTGGATTTGAGTTACTTTTTTAAATTAAAGCTAATACTTGTTTTTCGTATTCTTCTATAAAGGTTAAAAAAGAGCTGTTTGTTATTTCCATTTGCTCTGTATTTTCTCTAAAAGCATTAATGATATTTTTTTGAAAGTCTTGCCATTTAGCAGAATCTAAAATCTCTTCTTGCTTGCTGAGTTGTGGGAATGTGGCTCCAACCAAAATAATTATTTCATCATTAGTCAATCCCTTTAACCACTTTAATGTTTCTGCTTTAGTTGCGGATTCGTCAAACCAGTGTGCATATAAAAGCAACTGTTTGGTTTGATTGTCTTTTTTTTCCACAAAGCAATCTTTTACTAACATTTGTCTGATTAGATGGTTTTTTTCATTTAGCAGACACTTCTTCACTAACTCTCTAAAATGAACCTCGTCGCAAGGTGCCCCATTCCTTCGTGCAGAAGATAAATCGAATGTACGTGGTGGCAGGCTATCCCAACAGTAGCAAATCCCTTTAATAAACTCGTCCTCCAACTCTCTCTCACTATGTAAGTGATGCGTAATTGGCATACCCTCGTAGTCTATAAATTCAGTGAGTTTGGTAAATTTCATATTCAGTTCATATTATTCATTGTGTATTCATATGTTAACTAAGTATGAATGTCTCAGCAATTACATTTTTTATCCAAAGCTATATAACTACCCATTGCGTCCAATGCGTAGTTATATAAACCAAACGCAACTTCAGTCAGCGTTTAGTGCGTTATAGGGTATTTGAGTATTTTCAAAATCCCAACAACTTAAGTTTCCAATTTGCGTTTCTTTAGTACCGTAATGTAAAAGGTGTGATTGAGTGTTAGCTAACGGTTCTGTGATGTAGATGTTGTCTGATTGATGTGCCTTAATGTGCCAACAGTATGTCCATAATTCTTTTATGTCCTCTGTTGTGAGTATTTTTGGTATGTTGCCTAAATAGATGTTGTAGTGAAGTGTAAGTGTGGGTGATGCTTTATTAGTAGTGCCTTCAAGCGTAGGGATTAATAGTGGTTGATAAGTGAGTGGTTTACGTTTTGCTCCGTTTCCATAAAGTTCTTTATTAAAACAATTTCGTGCGTGTCGCAAATCTTTACCTAAATTTACCTTCATTTGCTCTATGTCATTTGGGAGCTTGTGATAAGGACGATAGTAACTATGGGCAACAACATAATGGGTTACGTGCTTTGCTTGCTTGTCTAAAAAACTACGGATGGTGTTTGCTGTTATTCGCATACGTTTATTTATGCGATACCAAATAAAACCAATATATTTTTAATGAATCGTTTGGTTTATGTAGGCAAATAGAGGTTGCCCATATCGTTTTTTTGGTACTAAATTAACTGTGCCCATTAACTTATAGGAGAACAATATGAGCACATTAAACAGTCTTAAATTAGTTGTTAGCAAAAAACATCAATCAGTCGCACCAATCGTTATGCGTCGCAATAAGTTATGTGCCAAGCTACACGAACAAATTGAACTTTGTGAAGCTCAAAAAACAGGTAATACCTTCGCACCAAAAAAACTAAAGAATTACACAAACAAGCAAACAGGCGAGCGTATGACTGTTGAGACAGTTAAGCGTGTGCGTGAATGGTTTTGGATAGGTGATACAGGAAAGATTAATTTGGCAATAAAGTATGGTGCTAAAACGCTACCCCTTAATAAAAAAGGTGCTAACGCAATTGAGCTTGCCAATGGTGATGAACTTATTGCGACGCTTAAATCGCTTAAGGTTGCCGTGTTGAATGGTGAGCTTGACGATGCCATCAACGATATGAGTTTGGCAACAAGACAAGCATTTGGCAAATAAATACTTGTATGAACAAGTATGTAGCAAGTGTGCGTGTTAAAGGACAATTAGTTAAAACGATGGTTTTTGCTGATAGTCAATTACACGCACGACTACTACTTCAATATCAATTTGGCTTTAACAATCTTGCGTCAACACCTACCCAAGTTAGTGAAGCTATTCAACCAATTAAACCCTTAACCCCACAGCAATCTCGTATAGATGGACTGAAGCGTCAAAAAGAAACAGTCACCAAACAACTAAAGGCTGAGCGAGATAGGCAGAAAATTGCTAAGGCACAAAAAAGCCTTAATACTGCTCTACACTCACAGTAGCATTACTACTAAGGTAATTTTTGTCTAAATTCCGTATCATCTACGCTATGGAACAGAAAGAAAGAATTATTAAGAAGTATGCGAGCAGAAGGTTATATGACACCTTTGACAGCGAATATATTGCTTTCAAAGAGCTTCAAAATCTTATTACTAATGGCATACCCCTCAAAATAATTGATGCCAAAACCAAAGAAGATGTGACTCACTCTGTAATTGTCAGTCTTGTCTTAGAAAATACAGACTTGCTTAGTCAATTCTCTGATGAATTTCTTAAAAATGTTATTAGTCTTTATGGAAAAGGGCAACAACAGCGAGAATTGTTTGGGGTATATTTTCAACAATCTTTGATGGTATTAATTAATACCCAAAGTAAATTCACTGACTCTGCAAATGTTGATGCTTTGGCTTATGTCACAGAGTTAGGTAAACAACATCAAAAGTTAAGTGAAAATTTTATGAATGAACTTTTGAAGCTTGGCAAACAAACTTAGTTTGGGTTTAGAGCGAGCACGAGCACCTAATGAACCATTGTGTCTTAAGTAAGTGTCCCACTTGTCTTGCTCCTCTTCTGCTTGCTTAATCTCTTCTTCAGTTCTTTCTCTGTAAAACCATTTTCTATAATCTTCAATATTTTCAGGTTGCCTACCTGCTTTTATTTCATACTCTTTATGAACCTCGTAACACTCCATAAAGAATTTTTCATCTTCCCCTTCAAATACATCAGCAAGGAAGTCTTTAGGCATTGGGTGCTCTTGCTCTGCCATACTTACATACCTCTTGGGCTACTTGGAAATAATGGACTCGTTGGAAATGTAGGTGCTGATGGTACATTCATTGGTGCTTGTTGAAATTGCTGTATGGGTTGTGGTGATTGTGCTGTCCCCACAGGCATTCCATTAGCGTTGGAATAGTAAGTAGTGTTGCCACTTTGCTGTGCTGTGCCTACAGGCATCCCATTGGCATTGGAGTAGTAGGTGGTGTTTCCACTTCTTTGTGCTGTGCCTAATGGCATCCCATTAGCATCTGAGTAGTAAGTAGTTTGAGCAATAGAGACTGTTGAAACCAATGTTAGCAACATAAAAATATATTTCATTACGCACTCCTTTAATGTATTGCCTTTTGTTTATCTTAGCCTAAGCCTTAGCAATAAGCTATTTGCTAATCTTTTTCTTTTCTCTATATGCATATTTGGCATCTACAACACTATCTGCTTGTATCAAAGCTCTACTTTCCTCACCACGCAATTGATGAATTGCTTTGATTGCCTCCAAATGACTGTAATGCTTTTCTAACATACCAATGCTTGTTCCCATTTGTTTAGCCAATGTATGTGGTGGGACTTTGTCGTGTGTCAACATTAGAGTTGCATAGGTATGACGCAGACTATATGGTTGACGCTTTTTGCCACTTACAGGGTGATATAAAAGATTGTGCTCTTCTAAGTAGGTATTGAATAACTTAACAAAACTCGTTGGTTTAATAAACTTAGGTTTCTTTCCTGCCTTCTTTTCATCGTCATTCAAAAACTCAACAAACCTAAATATGTAATCTTTTGGGTTTTCTTCAATGACTGTTGCCAAAGGCTTTTTGTAATTACGCTGAGCAATCCTGCCTAATGCCACAACTGTATCAGCCCTACCTATCGCCGTTCTCTTGCCAGTCTTACCTGTCTCAATTCTTATAAAAGCTAGTCTCTGTAAGTCCACTGCCTCTATGTCTTCGCCGTGTTGATTGTCTTCAGTGGGCACAGTTTTAGTTTTGCCAAGTGACTTAGGTTCATAGTTAAGCTGAATTTGAACCCACTTTAAGTCAAGCAACTCTTTGCCTGCTCTCGCACCCGTGTCTAATAAAACTTCCACATAATCTCTTAGCAACGCTCTTACAGGTTTAGCATCTGCCCTACCTCTATCAATCCACTTCTCAAAATTTCCTCGTAATGCCCTTATCTCTTCTTCAGTAAATTCATCTCGTCTTTCGCTTGCCTTACCTTTAGCAATCAAATTGGGCTTGCTACTGACTGTCATATAGCCTTTTTCAATTGCCAAATCAAAAACTCTGTTTAAGGCAGCGTTATGAGTGAGTAGAGTGCTTTTAGTGGGAGTTTTAAGCTCAGAGTCTTTCTTTCTCCCTTTTTTGGCATTCATCTTCTTAATGCGTTCAGCATTTAAATGCTCAAGTGCCTTGTAGTCAATGCTATCCACCTTGTATTTGCCCAAAATAGGGATAAGGTAGGTTTCTATTGCTGTTATGTAGTCTTTATAAATTACTTTCCCACTGCCACTATCAATTTCTGTCTGT
This genomic window contains:
- a CDS encoding DUF6641 family protein, which encodes MSTLNSLKLVVSKKHQSVAPIVMRRNKLCAKLHEQIELCEAQKTGNTFAPKKLKNYTNKQTGERMTVETVKRVREWFWIGDTGKINLAIKYGAKTLPLNKKGANAIELANGDELIATLKSLKVAVLNGELDDAINDMSLATRQAFGK
- a CDS encoding polyhydroxyalkanoate synthesis regulator DNA-binding domain-containing protein, yielding MEQKERIIKKYASRRLYDTFDSEYIAFKELQNLITNGIPLKIIDAKTKEDVTHSVIVSLVLENTDLLSQFSDEFLKNVISLYGKGQQQRELFGVYFQQSLMVLINTQSKFTDSANVDALAYVTELGKQHQKLSENFMNELLKLGKQT
- a CDS encoding tyrosine-type recombinase/integrase — protein: MSERKSTTHSIIEGELLVALRERSSIWQARYCVDGVWQRTTTGERDLKKAKDRAKELYNEAQWRKKSNITPITRFFRDVAKTAVKRLQTEIDSGSGKVIYKDYITAIETYLIPILGKYKVDSIDYKALEHLNAERIKKMNAKKGRKKDSELKTPTKSTLLTHNAALNRVFDLAIEKGYMTVSSKPNLIAKGKASERRDEFTEEEIRALRGNFEKWIDRGRADAKPVRALLRDYVEVLLDTGARAGKELLDLKWVQIQLNYEPKSLGKTKTVPTEDNQHGEDIEAVDLQRLAFIRIETGKTGKRTAIGRADTVVALGRIAQRNYKKPLATVIEENPKDYIFRFVEFLNDDEKKAGKKPKFIKPTSFVKLFNTYLEEHNLLYHPVSGKKRQPYSLRHTYATLMLTHDKVPPHTLAKQMGTSIGMLEKHYSHLEAIKAIHQLRGEESRALIQADSVVDAKYAYREKKKISK